The Paenibacillus thermoaerophilus DNA window GTTTTGGTCACGAACGTGAACGAACGGTCTTCGAATACGGTGATTTCAACCGGGATGATCAGACCCGCTTGATCGGCCGTACGAGCGTTGAACTCTTTACAGAAAGCCATGATGTTCACGCCTGCTTGACCGAGAGCCGGACCAACCGGCGGCGCCGGATTCGCTTTGCCTGCAGGAATCTGCAGTTTTACCACTTTGATGACTTTTTTTGC harbors:
- the rplK gene encoding 50S ribosomal protein L11 gives rise to the protein MAKKVIKVVKLQIPAGKANPAPPVGPALGQAGVNIMAFCKEFNARTADQAGLIIPVEITVFEDRSFTFVTKTPPAAVLLRVAAGIEKGSGEPNKKKVATVKRAKIREIAEQKMPDLNAASVEAAMRMVEGTARSMGVVIED